The following proteins come from a genomic window of Nocardioides albertanoniae:
- a CDS encoding SGNH/GDSL hydrolase family protein, which yields MNIENSSIIRPFALAITGFVALTLTACGTSSTTSADKGWRESEAAVEAGVSPVVLVGDSVAAGEAAPLTQAVAASGAKFVNATSTGGGNVTGPNAEAQWKKLPQTLAKAEGGVVVYQLTTYDWGNETVQREAYERLATETAAAGADLVLVSMPPIKPDSFYKPHMRELTSAAEVAREVAESADGAEFLDASEVWGTTYQRVRDGKVDRSKDGIHTCPQGAARFTDWLLEGLADLYPGFEPADPEEWAETGWTSDKSFRGC from the coding sequence ATGAACATCGAGAACTCATCCATCATCCGTCCGTTCGCGCTGGCCATCACCGGTTTTGTCGCGCTCACCCTCACCGCGTGCGGCACCAGCTCGACCACGTCCGCCGACAAGGGCTGGCGAGAGTCCGAGGCCGCTGTCGAGGCCGGGGTCTCCCCCGTCGTGCTCGTCGGTGACTCGGTCGCCGCCGGCGAGGCCGCGCCGCTCACCCAGGCGGTCGCGGCCAGCGGCGCCAAGTTCGTCAACGCCACCTCGACCGGCGGCGGGAACGTCACCGGCCCCAACGCCGAGGCCCAGTGGAAGAAGCTCCCACAGACCCTGGCCAAGGCCGAGGGCGGCGTGGTCGTCTATCAGCTCACCACGTACGACTGGGGCAACGAGACCGTGCAGCGGGAGGCGTACGAACGTCTGGCCACCGAGACCGCGGCGGCCGGTGCCGACCTCGTCCTCGTCTCGATGCCGCCGATCAAGCCCGACTCGTTCTACAAGCCGCACATGCGCGAGCTCACCAGCGCCGCCGAGGTCGCCCGTGAGGTCGCCGAGTCCGCCGACGGCGCTGAGTTCCTCGACGCGAGCGAGGTGTGGGGCACGACCTATCAGCGGGTACGCGACGGCAAGGTCGACCGCAGCAAGGACGGCATCCACACCTGCCCCCAGGGTGCGGCCCGCTTCACCGACTGGCTGCTCGAAGGGCTGGCCGACCTCTACCCCGGCTTCGAGCCCGCCGACCCCGAGGAGTGGGCCGAAACGGGCTGGACCTCGGACAAGAGCTTCCGCGGCTGCTGA
- a CDS encoding PadR family transcriptional regulator, which yields MGKQMTEMLKGTLEGIVLAFLTGNPAYGYEITAWLRSQGFTEIAEGTVYALLVRIEKNGLVDVEKRPSEKGPPRKVYSLNTGGEAYLEEFWTTWGFLAERLENLRTEGK from the coding sequence ATGGGCAAGCAGATGACCGAGATGCTCAAGGGGACGCTCGAGGGCATCGTGCTGGCGTTCCTGACCGGCAACCCGGCGTACGGGTATGAGATCACCGCCTGGCTGCGGAGCCAGGGGTTCACCGAGATCGCCGAGGGCACGGTCTATGCGCTGCTGGTCCGGATCGAGAAGAACGGGCTGGTCGATGTCGAGAAGCGGCCTTCGGAGAAGGGGCCGCCACGGAAGGTCTACTCGCTGAACACCGGCGGCGAGGCGTACCTCGAAGAGTTCTGGACCACCTGGGGGTTCCTGGCCGAGCGCCTGGAGAACCTCCGCACCGAAGGGAAGTAA
- a CDS encoding WXG100 family type VII secretion target, translating to MAVTYDTLQKWKPEELDTAADQLNTARKGFQDQQDEMDAGAIPSSWIGEAATRAGNRHTRLIADLNDMVAPLSRVINALDEAAADIKKAKDKSKSAYEDAIGKKWKVDFSGGSVHISNPHPDEDDPDKDDGTMQRLADDIQDALNDATSAETALVGVLNSAKNDGYDGGTGNISEAALPDELRGLSEEELFNKMLSDPDKYDGYTDALPEDVQARLGKEISDRLDSTLNDDDYKLSKEEADKLNSMLSAYTDDSTVASGLYKDLGADGTVASTARIEEYLRMQSPDAGSLNALASNLRSGLASASNDPGFPAEQFGHDIVKYAGPSGVYLSDDEEDALRDRYPNWGGTGGASVLTYLMKDHDLNGDLVLGAAEELDKFERVDDPIMGAQDWYQHTGYGALGAGENGYGADPMGAIMGNLGAHPEQGYEFLTDDTARQDFYFDKREWQGDGYAGISELAEGVGTNEELLKEHPEETTGIVSKFFHDVTNSEGFNAEDAKAASPHVAELMKFYTPGIDAALHNPDNSGEPGTEPFKLDHFGKMDPYPKFYKGDLENMMKVSMSTQDGMTSIAEGVGAFQQTQINNIAAELAQNPNDTGLRTELRDVLERGGHLQGFAEHAVGEVEIDGAKNSDAQRQAFIDLTSEVAGMVPLPGAEQVGDLGSKVIGYGVGQAIDLGTDAAGEKFASETAAATDNAETRASEGVNRVELNALFALERAGVVDIPASDETFMKDGKVIQMSDVPAADVDRYAREAMNYLNEYVTAGDFEGTYKNAFLDYYPKS from the coding sequence ATGGCAGTCACGTACGACACGCTGCAGAAGTGGAAGCCCGAAGAGCTCGACACCGCGGCCGACCAGCTCAACACCGCCCGCAAAGGGTTTCAGGACCAGCAGGACGAGATGGACGCCGGCGCCATCCCCAGCTCCTGGATCGGTGAAGCCGCGACGCGCGCGGGCAACCGCCACACTCGCCTGATCGCCGACCTCAACGACATGGTCGCGCCGCTGTCCCGCGTCATCAACGCCCTCGACGAGGCAGCTGCCGACATCAAGAAGGCCAAGGACAAGTCCAAGAGCGCCTACGAAGATGCGATCGGCAAGAAGTGGAAGGTCGACTTCAGCGGCGGCAGCGTTCATATCAGCAACCCGCATCCGGACGAGGACGATCCGGACAAGGATGACGGCACCATGCAGCGGCTCGCCGATGACATCCAGGATGCGTTGAACGACGCCACTTCTGCCGAGACCGCGTTGGTGGGTGTCCTCAACTCTGCGAAAAACGACGGCTACGACGGCGGCACCGGCAACATCTCCGAGGCGGCCCTCCCGGATGAGCTGCGTGGCCTGTCCGAAGAAGAGCTCTTCAACAAGATGCTCAGCGATCCGGACAAGTACGACGGTTACACCGACGCGCTGCCCGAGGACGTGCAGGCTCGACTCGGCAAGGAGATCAGCGACCGTCTTGACAGCACTCTGAACGACGACGACTACAAGCTCAGCAAGGAGGAGGCCGACAAGCTCAACTCCATGCTGAGCGCGTACACCGATGATTCAACTGTCGCGAGCGGTCTCTACAAGGATCTCGGCGCCGACGGCACCGTCGCCAGCACGGCGAGGATCGAAGAGTATCTGCGCATGCAGTCCCCCGATGCCGGCTCTCTCAATGCGCTCGCGTCCAACCTCCGAAGTGGTCTCGCCTCGGCTTCGAACGATCCCGGCTTTCCGGCCGAACAATTCGGCCACGACATCGTGAAGTACGCCGGCCCCTCGGGTGTCTACCTCTCCGACGATGAGGAGGATGCGCTTCGGGACCGCTACCCGAACTGGGGCGGCACCGGTGGCGCCTCGGTCCTCACCTACCTGATGAAGGACCACGACCTCAACGGCGACCTCGTGCTCGGCGCCGCCGAGGAACTCGACAAGTTCGAGCGCGTCGACGACCCCATCATGGGCGCCCAAGACTGGTACCAACACACTGGTTATGGCGCTCTGGGTGCCGGCGAGAACGGCTACGGCGCTGACCCGATGGGCGCCATCATGGGAAACCTCGGTGCCCACCCCGAGCAGGGCTACGAGTTCCTCACCGACGATACCGCGCGACAGGACTTCTATTTCGACAAGCGGGAGTGGCAGGGCGACGGCTACGCCGGTATCTCCGAGCTTGCGGAAGGCGTCGGCACGAACGAGGAACTCCTCAAGGAACACCCCGAGGAGACAACTGGAATCGTCTCGAAGTTCTTCCACGACGTGACCAACAGCGAGGGCTTCAACGCAGAAGACGCAAAGGCGGCTTCGCCACACGTCGCTGAGTTGATGAAGTTCTACACGCCTGGTATTGATGCCGCGCTTCACAACCCCGACAACTCCGGGGAACCGGGCACGGAGCCGTTCAAACTTGACCACTTCGGCAAGATGGATCCCTACCCCAAGTTCTACAAAGGCGACCTCGAGAACATGATGAAGGTCTCGATGAGTACACAGGACGGGATGACCAGCATCGCCGAGGGCGTCGGGGCTTTCCAACAGACGCAGATCAACAACATCGCAGCCGAGCTCGCGCAGAATCCGAACGACACTGGTCTGCGTACCGAACTGCGAGACGTCCTCGAACGTGGAGGCCACTTGCAGGGCTTCGCCGAGCATGCAGTTGGAGAGGTCGAAATCGACGGCGCCAAGAATAGCGACGCTCAACGTCAGGCATTCATCGACCTGACGAGCGAGGTCGCGGGGATGGTGCCGCTTCCGGGTGCAGAGCAGGTCGGCGATCTCGGCAGCAAGGTCATCGGGTACGGCGTTGGCCAGGCTATCGACCTGGGAACCGACGCCGCTGGCGAGAAGTTCGCCAGCGAAACAGCGGCCGCAACCGACAACGCTGAGACACGAGCCTCTGAGGGCGTTAACCGGGTCGAACTCAATGCACTGTTCGCCCTGGAACGAGCCGGCGTCGTTGACATCCCAGCCTCTGATGAGACTTTCATGAAGGACGGCAAGGTCATCCAGATGTCCGATGTCCCGGCCGCCGACGTCGATCGCTACGCTCGCGAGGCGATGAACTACCTAAACGAGTACGTGACCGCTGGAGACTTCGAAGGGACTTACAAGAATGCCTTCTTGGACTACTACCCGAAGTCGTAG
- a CDS encoding GerMN domain-containing protein, giving the protein MRPVRNACLAVLTLTVLTLAALTACGAQDPGVETGAEAPTGLADGTPLYFVRDDRLTLQVRETGRLGTIGDAVSLLLTGPGDSGLSTAIDEVGVTRTEVTVSSGVITLRLPLATSEVGPLGVDQLVCTAVAGHVQAGGSPDIRVRLLFTDVASETGPARTCPL; this is encoded by the coding sequence ATGAGACCCGTACGCAACGCCTGCCTCGCCGTCCTCACGCTGACCGTCCTCACGCTGGCAGCCCTCACCGCCTGCGGCGCACAGGACCCTGGAGTCGAGACCGGGGCTGAGGCGCCGACGGGCCTGGCCGACGGCACGCCGCTCTACTTCGTCCGCGATGACCGGCTGACGCTCCAGGTGCGCGAGACCGGTCGACTGGGGACGATCGGTGACGCCGTCTCGCTGCTGCTCACCGGACCCGGTGACTCGGGCCTGTCGACCGCGATCGACGAGGTCGGCGTGACCCGCACCGAGGTGACGGTCAGCTCCGGGGTGATCACCCTGCGCCTCCCGCTCGCGACGAGCGAGGTCGGCCCGCTCGGGGTCGATCAGCTCGTCTGCACGGCGGTGGCCGGCCACGTCCAGGCTGGTGGATCCCCGGACATCCGGGTCCGCCTTCTCTTCACCGATGTCGCCTCGGAGACCGGCCCGGCCCGCACCTGCCCGCTGTGA
- a CDS encoding DUF1048 domain-containing protein produces the protein MSVRSMLETVIGGFDQKRRWRAYKARKRQLPESQKSAVGAIERYLMYAGGIADGEIATKMLEDLIDLFEQSAADGTTVDAIVGDDPVEFAEEFARNYSEGSWINKERNRLTDAIEAIDDKEGDS, from the coding sequence ATGTCTGTCCGATCAATGCTCGAGACCGTCATCGGCGGGTTCGACCAGAAGCGCCGTTGGCGGGCCTACAAGGCACGAAAGCGCCAGCTGCCCGAGAGCCAGAAGAGCGCGGTCGGCGCGATCGAGCGCTACCTGATGTATGCCGGCGGCATCGCCGACGGCGAGATCGCCACCAAGATGCTCGAAGACCTGATCGACCTCTTCGAGCAGAGCGCCGCCGACGGCACCACGGTCGACGCGATCGTCGGCGACGACCCGGTCGAGTTCGCCGAGGAGTTCGCACGCAACTACTCCGAAGGCTCCTGGATCAACAAGGAGCGCAACCGGCTCACCGACGCCATCGAGGCGATCGACGACAAGGAGGGAGACTCATGA
- a CDS encoding acyltransferase family protein has translation MAGSSHVPALDGLRGVAIGGVLLFHAGVLPGGFLGVDLFFVLSGFLITGLLLREAESGRVSLVGFWGRRLRRLFPAIAVTLVVVTVGVWGLQRLGVAGVGADLVRTTGSDALWSQLNLVNWHLLAQDASYWDAYGQARIFEHLWSIAVEEQFYVVWPLLVVVMLVFPGLDRTSAQVRVMVAALAGVVVSTVAMAALWGPAEDPTRVYTGTDTRAFSLLMGAAMATAPVRSGIRLLPGGGRLAGPLATGILASWALTDGVSSGWLFTGGLALHAAACALLIGLVEATGATWLEARPLRWLGEISYSLYLWHWPLIVLITALVGSDTIPVKLMAVVMAAAIACASTHLVEAPIRFRARWARGRMGVVAFGLVSAAMLLLWLCLPEPMAPKIDISDL, from the coding sequence ATGGCTGGTTCTTCACATGTCCCTGCTCTCGATGGGCTGCGCGGCGTCGCGATAGGGGGCGTACTGCTCTTTCATGCCGGTGTTCTCCCGGGCGGTTTCTTGGGGGTCGATCTCTTCTTCGTGCTCTCCGGGTTCCTGATCACCGGGTTGTTGCTGCGGGAGGCCGAGTCGGGGCGGGTGTCGCTGGTCGGGTTCTGGGGGCGGCGGCTGCGGCGGCTGTTCCCCGCGATCGCGGTGACGCTGGTCGTCGTGACGGTCGGTGTGTGGGGGCTGCAGCGTCTCGGGGTAGCGGGTGTCGGCGCCGACCTGGTGCGGACCACTGGGAGCGACGCCCTGTGGAGCCAGCTCAACCTGGTCAACTGGCACCTGCTGGCGCAGGATGCAAGCTATTGGGATGCCTACGGACAGGCCAGGATCTTCGAGCACCTATGGAGCATCGCGGTCGAGGAGCAGTTCTACGTGGTGTGGCCGCTGCTGGTCGTCGTTATGCTGGTGTTTCCGGGCCTTGATCGGACGTCTGCCCAGGTCAGAGTGATGGTTGCGGCGCTCGCCGGTGTGGTCGTGTCCACGGTCGCCATGGCGGCGCTCTGGGGCCCGGCGGAGGACCCGACTCGGGTCTACACGGGCACGGACACTCGGGCGTTCTCGCTGCTGATGGGGGCGGCGATGGCAACGGCGCCGGTACGCAGCGGGATCCGTCTCCTGCCCGGTGGCGGTCGTCTGGCGGGTCCTCTTGCGACCGGCATCCTGGCGTCTTGGGCTCTCACCGACGGCGTCTCCTCAGGATGGCTGTTCACTGGCGGGCTCGCCCTCCATGCGGCTGCTTGTGCGCTGCTGATCGGGCTGGTCGAAGCGACCGGAGCCACCTGGCTCGAGGCACGGCCGTTGAGATGGCTCGGCGAGATCTCCTACAGCCTCTATCTGTGGCACTGGCCGCTCATCGTGCTCATCACCGCGCTCGTCGGCAGTGACACGATCCCGGTCAAGCTCATGGCCGTGGTCATGGCGGCCGCGATCGCGTGCGCATCGACACACCTGGTCGAAGCACCGATCCGGTTCCGCGCCCGCTGGGCGCGAGGACGTATGGGCGTGGTCGCCTTCGGGCTCGTGTCGGCTGCGATGCTGCTGCTCTGGCTCTGCCTGCCAGAACCGATGGCGCCGAAGATCGACATCAGCGATCTGTGA
- a CDS encoding metallophosphoesterase family protein, with the protein MTPERIALISDVHGNLTALDAVMKDIEARGITRIFNLGDYVGKGPRGREVTELCRARCEVNILGNWDDFLPDPDRDFDNEAMRWWKGQLGDENGRWLRSLPFHHDFLISGRRVRLFHASEETVHRRVRFDHDEAEFVGLFQNTAATGHDAHEPDIVGYADTHDPYYETDRGRRTVFNTGSVGNCMSDPTPVYVILEGVMDSDQEAPFGIGWVRVPYDTEAEIAYATSVGMPELTEYAYELRTGFYRGDLRHGEQPTYHRQG; encoded by the coding sequence ATGACCCCCGAGCGCATAGCGCTGATCTCAGACGTACACGGAAACCTGACCGCCCTCGACGCGGTCATGAAGGACATCGAGGCGAGAGGGATCACCAGGATCTTCAACCTCGGCGACTACGTCGGCAAGGGCCCTCGCGGACGCGAGGTGACCGAGCTGTGCAGAGCAAGGTGCGAGGTGAACATCCTCGGCAACTGGGACGACTTCCTGCCCGACCCTGATCGTGACTTCGACAACGAGGCGATGAGGTGGTGGAAGGGGCAGCTCGGTGACGAGAACGGTCGCTGGCTGAGGAGTCTGCCGTTCCATCATGACTTCCTCATCAGCGGCCGAAGGGTCAGGCTCTTCCATGCTTCCGAGGAGACCGTGCACCGCCGGGTGAGGTTCGACCACGACGAGGCGGAGTTCGTCGGCCTGTTCCAGAACACCGCCGCGACCGGGCACGACGCGCACGAGCCTGACATCGTCGGCTACGCCGACACCCATGACCCCTACTACGAGACCGATCGCGGCAGGCGCACCGTCTTCAACACCGGCAGCGTCGGCAACTGCATGAGCGACCCGACCCCGGTCTACGTGATCCTCGAAGGCGTGATGGACAGCGACCAGGAGGCACCGTTCGGCATCGGCTGGGTCCGGGTGCCCTATGACACCGAGGCCGAGATCGCGTACGCCACCAGCGTCGGGATGCCCGAGCTCACCGAATACGCCTACGAGCTGCGTACGGGCTTCTATCGAGGAGACCTCAGGCACGGCGAACAGCCGACCTACCACCGTCAGGGGTAG
- a CDS encoding sensor histidine kinase — MAFVAVTVLGAGVAVWAGVRQASIALVESSRSQQVSTLVSQITAAAPSVGYPLTQQSMDQLRVAAGPDALVVVDDRESGDGLLADGSEAVPQRLRKAVRGGSGRVSTQRVEIDGSPWLLIGTPVMLTDPTGARKSSGVEVYVARDLSGVEEDVKALVRSAAGAALLVLPFAVVIAVLAARSVLRPVGRLRTTARRLADGDLAARSAPMGSDELAQLTHTVNDMAASLQETMAELTRMEDDARRFAADVSHELRTPLTTLTATVEVLHDALAQGTSGPVEDDVRESAQLAVLETRRLVRLVEEVIEIARLDAGTADVRREPTDLTAVVHGCLRARGWEDEVEVTGSPVTVWADRRRLDLVVANLVGNGLRHGRAPVRVALSATADEAVMSVSDNGDGVPADVLPHVFARFYKGDPARTRTPGSGLGLAIAEENARLHGGTITAANAPDGGAVFTLRLPAASEEEG, encoded by the coding sequence GTGGCGTTCGTTGCGGTGACCGTGCTGGGTGCCGGCGTCGCGGTGTGGGCGGGCGTGCGTCAGGCGAGCATCGCCCTGGTCGAGTCCAGCCGGTCTCAGCAGGTCAGCACGCTGGTCAGCCAGATCACCGCCGCAGCCCCGTCGGTGGGCTACCCGTTGACGCAGCAGTCCATGGATCAGCTCCGCGTCGCCGCCGGCCCCGACGCGCTGGTCGTCGTCGACGATCGCGAGTCCGGTGACGGTCTCCTCGCGGACGGGTCCGAGGCAGTGCCGCAACGGCTGCGGAAAGCCGTGCGCGGTGGGTCCGGCCGGGTCTCGACCCAGCGCGTCGAGATCGACGGCTCTCCGTGGCTGCTGATCGGCACCCCGGTGATGCTCACCGATCCCACCGGGGCCCGGAAGTCGTCCGGGGTCGAGGTCTACGTCGCCCGCGATCTCTCCGGCGTCGAGGAGGACGTGAAGGCACTCGTCCGCAGCGCCGCCGGGGCAGCACTCCTGGTCCTGCCGTTTGCCGTGGTCATCGCCGTGCTGGCAGCACGCAGTGTCCTGCGGCCGGTCGGGCGGCTGCGTACGACGGCCCGGCGGCTCGCCGACGGCGACCTCGCCGCGCGATCCGCACCGATGGGCTCCGACGAGCTCGCCCAGCTGACCCACACGGTCAACGACATGGCCGCTTCGCTGCAGGAGACGATGGCGGAGCTGACCCGGATGGAGGACGACGCCCGGAGGTTCGCCGCCGACGTCTCCCACGAGCTGCGTACGCCCCTCACGACCCTCACCGCCACCGTCGAGGTCCTCCACGACGCGCTGGCGCAGGGCACCTCCGGCCCGGTCGAGGACGACGTCCGCGAGTCCGCCCAGCTCGCGGTCCTCGAGACCCGGCGCTTGGTGCGTCTCGTCGAGGAGGTCATCGAGATCGCCCGGCTGGATGCCGGCACCGCCGACGTACGCCGGGAGCCGACCGACCTGACCGCCGTCGTCCACGGCTGTCTGCGCGCCCGCGGCTGGGAGGACGAGGTCGAGGTGACTGGATCGCCCGTCACCGTCTGGGCCGACCGGCGCCGCCTGGACCTGGTCGTCGCGAACCTGGTCGGCAACGGGCTCAGGCACGGCCGGGCGCCGGTGCGGGTCGCCCTCTCGGCCACCGCCGACGAGGCTGTCATGTCGGTCTCCGACAATGGCGACGGCGTCCCCGCCGACGTACTTCCGCACGTCTTCGCACGCTTCTACAAGGGCGACCCGGCGCGCACCCGCACGCCGGGCAGCGGACTGGGACTCGCGATCGCCGAGGAGAACGCCCGCCTCCACGGCGGCACCATCACCGCGGCCAACGCACCCGACGGCGGAGCCGTCTTCACCCTCCGGCTCCCGGCGGCCTCCGAGGAGGAGGGATGA
- a CDS encoding response regulator transcription factor, producing the protein MPDLLLIEDDAMVRRGLQLALQRHGHVVVGAETGEIGLETFADRNPDLVVLDLMLPGIDGFEVCRRIRRSSQVPIIMLTARGDDFDVVTGLEAGADDYVVKPIQPTVLDARIRAVLRRAVGEHDGVRVHGGLRIDTDSLMVTVEGAEVSLTPTELRLLLVLSRSPGRVFSRQQLLEQVWEQGYLGDSRLVDNGVMRLRTKIERDPASPRYVQTARGFGYRFGPV; encoded by the coding sequence GTGCCAGACCTGCTGCTGATCGAGGATGACGCGATGGTGCGTCGTGGGCTGCAGCTCGCCCTGCAGCGACACGGCCACGTGGTCGTCGGTGCCGAGACCGGCGAGATCGGCCTGGAGACCTTCGCCGACCGCAACCCCGACCTCGTCGTCCTGGACCTGATGCTCCCTGGCATCGACGGCTTCGAGGTCTGCCGCCGTATCCGGCGTTCCTCGCAGGTGCCGATCATCATGCTCACCGCCCGTGGCGACGACTTCGACGTGGTCACCGGCCTGGAGGCCGGCGCCGACGACTACGTGGTCAAGCCGATCCAGCCAACGGTCCTGGATGCTCGGATCAGGGCAGTGCTGCGGCGCGCGGTGGGGGAGCACGACGGGGTACGCGTCCATGGAGGCCTGAGGATCGACACCGACTCCCTGATGGTGACGGTCGAGGGTGCGGAGGTGAGTCTCACTCCGACGGAGCTGCGACTGCTGCTCGTGCTCTCCCGCTCCCCGGGTCGGGTCTTCAGCCGGCAACAGCTGCTCGAGCAGGTCTGGGAGCAGGGCTATCTCGGTGACTCCCGGCTCGTCGACAACGGCGTGATGCGGCTGCGTACGAAGATCGAGCGCGACCCGGCCTCGCCGCGCTATGTGCAGACCGCGCGCGGCTTCGGCTACCGGTTCGGGCCGGTATGA
- a CDS encoding ABC transporter ATP-binding protein produces MSTTAAISVRGLEKSYKDNQVLKGVDFEVARGSIFALLGSNGAGKTTAVRILSTLLRPDAGTALVDDVSVVDDAAQVREAISLTGQFAAVDEILSGRENLILVAKLRHLPSPGDVADGLLARFDLVEAGARKVATYSGGMRRRLDIAMSLIGSPSVIFLDEPTTGLDPEARLEVWRVVKELTAQGTTVLLTTQYLEEAEHLADRIAILHGGTIIANGTLAELKALLPPAQVEYVEKQPSLEEIFLSLTGSAAQGPTAQGPTAQGAQS; encoded by the coding sequence ATGAGCACGACGGCCGCCATCTCCGTACGAGGGCTGGAGAAGTCCTACAAGGACAACCAGGTGCTGAAGGGCGTCGACTTCGAGGTGGCGCGGGGGTCTATCTTCGCGCTGCTCGGCTCCAACGGAGCCGGGAAGACCACCGCCGTACGCATCCTCTCGACGCTCCTGCGACCCGACGCCGGCACGGCGCTGGTCGACGATGTCTCGGTGGTCGACGACGCGGCACAGGTGCGTGAGGCGATCTCGCTGACCGGCCAGTTCGCGGCGGTCGACGAGATCCTGTCCGGGCGTGAGAACCTCATCCTGGTCGCGAAGCTGCGGCACCTCCCCTCCCCCGGCGACGTCGCCGACGGGCTGCTGGCGCGCTTCGACCTGGTCGAGGCCGGCGCCCGGAAGGTCGCGACCTACTCCGGCGGGATGAGGCGACGGCTCGACATCGCGATGTCGCTGATCGGCTCGCCGTCGGTGATCTTCCTCGACGAGCCGACCACCGGGCTCGATCCGGAAGCCCGCCTCGAGGTCTGGCGGGTCGTCAAGGAGCTGACCGCGCAGGGCACCACCGTGCTGCTCACCACGCAGTATCTCGAGGAGGCCGAGCACCTCGCCGACCGGATCGCCATCCTGCACGGCGGCACCATCATCGCCAACGGCACGCTCGCCGAGCTCAAGGCCCTGCTGCCGCCGGCGCAGGTCGAGTACGTCGAGAAGCAGCCGTCGCTGGAAGAGATCTTCCTCTCGCTCACCGGCTCTGCCGCACAAGGACCTACCGCACAAGGACCTACCGCACAAGGAGCACAGTCATGA
- a CDS encoding ABC transporter permease, producing MRHTLADTGTLLGRSLRHITRSPDTIITTALTPIAMMLLFVYVLGGAIRTGPGSPDNYVNYVLPGIMIMAIASGIAYTALRLFTDMKGGIFERFQSMPIARSAVLWAHVGTSMVANMLTLVIIMAVAFLMGFRTSAGLGAWLAVAGILALLTLALTWLAIIPGLAASTMEGATGFSYPLIFLPFISSAFAPTDTMPGPVRAFAENQPVTSIVNTIQALFAERPVGDDIWIALAWCVGILVVAYVFAMAAYRRKIS from the coding sequence ATGAGACACACGCTGGCCGACACCGGCACCCTCCTGGGCCGTTCGCTGCGCCACATCACCCGCAGCCCCGACACGATCATCACCACGGCGCTCACCCCGATCGCGATGATGCTGCTCTTCGTCTACGTGCTGGGCGGGGCGATCCGGACAGGCCCCGGCAGCCCCGACAACTACGTCAACTATGTGCTCCCCGGGATCATGATCATGGCGATCGCCTCGGGCATCGCCTACACCGCCCTGCGGCTCTTCACCGACATGAAGGGCGGGATCTTCGAGCGGTTCCAGTCGATGCCGATCGCCCGCTCGGCGGTGCTGTGGGCGCATGTCGGCACCTCGATGGTGGCCAACATGCTCACCCTGGTGATCATCATGGCCGTCGCCTTCCTGATGGGGTTCCGCACCTCGGCGGGGCTCGGCGCCTGGCTCGCCGTCGCCGGGATCCTCGCGCTGCTCACCCTCGCGCTGACCTGGCTCGCGATCATCCCGGGGCTCGCGGCATCCACGATGGAGGGCGCGACCGGGTTCTCCTACCCGCTGATCTTCCTGCCGTTCATCAGCTCGGCGTTCGCACCGACCGACACCATGCCCGGACCGGTGCGGGCCTTCGCCGAGAACCAGCCCGTCACCTCGATCGTCAACACCATCCAAGCCCTCTTCGCCGAGCGGCCGGTCGGTGATGACATCTGGATCGCACTGGCCTGGTGCGTCGGCATCCTCGTCGTGGCGTACGTCTTCGCCATGGCTGCCTACCGGCGCAAGATCAGTTGA